The segment CGGCAACGCCCGTCGATCGCGAAGGTTGGTTGAATAAACGCGGCGAGCTGAACCGTGGATATCAGCGAAGATGGTTCGTTCTCAAAGGAAAtatattgttttattttgatCGACGTGGCGATAAGGAGCCAGTAGGTATGATAGTCCTCGAAGGTTGCACTATCGAATTGGCAGAGGACGAGGAACAGTTTGGCTTCCAAATCGTATTCCATGGCCCGAATAACAGAAACTATGCTCTGGCTGCGGAATCTCAGGTAAAAAGTATTCCTTTAATTCCCCATCGCTGAACGTTGCATTTCGCGTTGGATTAGCGGAAATATACGTACGCACATTAACATTCAGGAATCTATGGAGCAATGGATGAAGGCTCTAGCATGTGCGAGTTACGATTACATGAAGCTAATGGTGGCAGAATTACAAAGACAATTGGACGCAGCGGAAGAAGAAACCACGGTGGTGATAGCTCCCGCAGAATCTCCGAAAGCTCCCCCGCGCCAGCGACACAACCCGTTCAACAGACCGGAATCTCATCAGCGCTCGCAGAGCGTCAGATCCGCCCCTGGCAGAACAGAGAACGTTCCAAGGGCCAGGGTAACGTTTCGAGAGCTCCACACCATGTACGGTAGGAGAATCCTGGCGGATTTAAACGAGTGGAGGCACGCGAGGAAAAACGCAGAGGCTCCCTTGATTACGCTCTAACGCCTCTACGTGTACAAattgtacatatttatatagaTAAATACGATCGATATAATATGATAAATAGGTAATACAATCTGGTACTTATTAAGCAGTTTTAGAACGtatcatttatttttgtaacaGCGATACTTGTAATCGGGACATAAAGTACTTTAGAACATTGCGAGCGCAGTATAAATATCTTGTGATTTTCTATGACGCGGAATGCGTTTGCGAACAAGCTACTGTCGGATTTCGTCGGAGGATTAGGATATGTTTGAATATATACGCACCTACACATACGCATAAAGGTAGACGGATAAGCggtaaggctggaacagacacgtcgagtaatttagtcgagtagcgagtaaaggctgattcagacacgtcgagtaatttagtcgagtagcgagtaatttagtaatttaccattgctttactaaactacttgactaaattttgaTGTTCACGCACGAAAAAGTACTAAATTACACGCTACTCGACTAAGTTATTCGAtatgtctgaatcagcctttagaGCTGTTTCGAGACTGGAAACaatcgagccgagccgagacCCGAACGGTTTCGGGTAGCTTGATtttttcgagcagctcgaatGCGTTTTGAGTAGCTTGATTTTTTCGAGCAGCCCGTATATTTCGGGTAACTCGAATGTTTCGAGCCGCCCGAATATATTTTAGGTAGTCGACTGTATGGTGCAGTGTGACAGCTTGATGTAGCTGGAACGTTTTGTAGGCACCGAATATAAATTACGTTAGATGTATAATATGAGATGTATaggtatgaaaatcatatgaAGTAATTTAACCCTTGCCTGGTGGATATTTTAACAAGACATTGAatgcggggtccattttgacccataattTAATTCGTATACACCTCGGTACAAGCTTCTAAATAAGGTATTCATCTTGTTAGGAATACAAACATAAGGAATTACCTTCAATATATATCCATACTCCATTGGGACCCTCCGAAATATCAAACTACACGTGTTACTTCTTATTAGTACTACCTCTTGAAAAAAAACGAGCATTTTAGATTATTTCATATGATTTTCATATCTATACATCTCATATTATACATCtaacttaatttatattcggttcgaacttcaagctactcgactgTTTCGAGTCTCGAAACAGCTCTAATAGGCGTAGTTTTTTATGTAgatatattaaaaacagaaTTAGTCTGATAAGATGGAATTGACTTTGAAATGAAGCACGTGACGTTTATCATCGTTCGTTTATTATACAAGCTAAATTTGATTGTACAATACATATAAATAGAAAACctagaagagaagagaagcgcGTAAACGATATACAGTATACAGTGTAGGGTTCTCCCCTGGCATAAATATTATACGTcgaagcagagaaataatagaCTACTTAAATTTAAATACACCCTTCTTCCTCGCGTCACCCGGTAGATGCCTAGCACCTAACAAAAGTCGCGCTTTGTCTTCTTCTTGAGGGGCAGATTCCTCCTGCGGGCCTCTCGGCTTGATTTGTAATTTCTGCTTAATAGCCTGACTCAGTATAACGCGTCTAGAATCGCTTTTCATCGCCAAAAGGAGATCGAGCCACGTCCACGTAACGTTATGGTATTCCAACGTAGGTATTACCAGAGCGAAGTCGCGGACGTCCTCCAGATTTTTCTCCTTATTCCCCTGTAATCGCGAAGCAGAGGATTCAGTAAATCGGTAATTAGAATGTACaagagaataattaatatttagggAGTTATCTGGAGAGATATTCACCTTGTAAGATACACGAACCGGTACTTCTGGTATTTTAATGTATATAAAGAGTTTATTTTTATCTGccctttctttcattttctccaCATCGTCTCTTCTTTCGATCGGCACGTAAAACGAGGAATCCCGTTGCGGCGCTGGTGGCTCTTCTATCCCTTCCGGATCTCTCTCGGGGAAGCAGAACTTGAGcatggtattgaaaaacttctTGGTCAGACCTAGATGAAAGTACGATGAGTGGTGATGATTGAAATATGATTTTGGGACACGGTAGGTGACTTAATATCATTTTACCTATCGTCAGAGGAACCACGTTGATCTCGAAGTGTTCTTTCACAGATATCCCGGCAACTGGCGCCTTTTCCCTGCAGAAGACTCGAAGAGCTCTCTGCCTGTCGACGGGCATGTTGCTCTGCAATTCCGTGGGTGTCAACACTTCGGTATAGATCTGATTCGGTAGTAGATTGGTCATCCTGACGTATCCTAATTCAAGAAGATGCTCGACCGAGTCGTCGGTCTTGCTGGTTTTCGTGTACAAGAAATTCGTCAAGATAAGGTCGGCGATCCCCAATTGACCGTCCGCGTCCGTTAACCTCCACTGGGCGTGTTTGAAGCAGATTTCGGCCACCCTCGCGACCGCCGCTGGTTTATCCTTCAACGTGGTAGAAGCCGTAGCGGGTGCGGTGGTTTCTTTATAACAGCTCAACATCACGTCGAGCTCTTCCGCTTTCGCACCGAGTTGTTCCTTGCACTCGAACACTCTTGCCTCCAGCCGTTCCATCTCGGCCAGCAACTCGGGGCTAGATTCCTCCGCGAGAGCTTTCTGTACCAAATACGTCTCGCGCTCCAATCTCCTTAATTTCGCCACCAATCCGCGCACA is part of the Andrena cerasifolii isolate SP2316 chromosome 1, iyAndCera1_principal, whole genome shotgun sequence genome and harbors:
- the LOC143376392 gene encoding sesquipedalian-1 isoform X1; this encodes MKINEKNMVAFATSATPVDREGWLNKRGELNRGYQRRWFVLKGNILFYFDRRGDKEPVGMIVLEGCTIELAEDEEQFGFQIVFHGPNNRNYALAAESQESMEQWMKALACASYDYMKLMVAELQRQLDAAEEETTVVIAPAESPKAPPRQRHNPFNRPESHQRSQSVRSAPGRTENVPRARVTFRELHTMYGRRILADLNEWRHARKNAEAPLITL
- the LOC143376392 gene encoding sesquipedalian-1 isoform X2, which encodes MIVLEGCTIELAEDEEQFGFQIVFHGPNNRNYALAAESQESMEQWMKALACASYDYMKLMVAELQRQLDAAEEETTVVIAPAESPKAPPRQRHNPFNRPESHQRSQSVRSAPGRTENVPRARVTFRELHTMYGRRILADLNEWRHARKNAEAPLITL